Proteins found in one Mustela lutreola isolate mMusLut2 chromosome 10, mMusLut2.pri, whole genome shotgun sequence genomic segment:
- the SMIM12 gene encoding small integral membrane protein 12 isoform X2, which yields MWPVLWTVVRTYAPYVTFPVAFVVGAVGYHLEWFIRGKDPQPVEEEKSISERREDRKLDELLGKDHTQVVSLKDKLEFAPKAVLNRNRPEKN from the coding sequence ATGTGGCCTGTGCTTTGGACCGTGGTGCGTACCTATGCTCCCTATGTCACATTTCCTGTGGCCTTTGTGGTCGGGGCTGTGGGTTACCACTTGGAATGGTTCATCCGGGGAAAGGATCCCCAGCctgtggaggaggagaagagcaTCTCTGAGCGCCGGGAGGACCGCAAGCTGGATGAACTGCTAGGCAAGGACCATACCCAGGTGGTGAGCCTTAAGGACAAGCTGGAATTTGCCCCTAAAGCTGTCCTGAACAGAAACCGCCCGGAGAAGAATTAA
- the SMIM12 gene encoding small integral membrane protein 12 isoform X1: protein MLGFLRRELEPKKEHHSVLDVMWPVLWTVVRTYAPYVTFPVAFVVGAVGYHLEWFIRGKDPQPVEEEKSISERREDRKLDELLGKDHTQVVSLKDKLEFAPKAVLNRNRPEKN, encoded by the exons ATGCTGGGATTTCTTCGAAGAGAATTGGAACCAAAGAAAGAGCATCATTCTGTTCTTG ATGTCATGTGGCCTGTGCTTTGGACCGTGGTGCGTACCTATGCTCCCTATGTCACATTTCCTGTGGCCTTTGTGGTCGGGGCTGTGGGTTACCACTTGGAATGGTTCATCCGGGGAAAGGATCCCCAGCctgtggaggaggagaagagcaTCTCTGAGCGCCGGGAGGACCGCAAGCTGGATGAACTGCTAGGCAAGGACCATACCCAGGTGGTGAGCCTTAAGGACAAGCTGGAATTTGCCCCTAAAGCTGTCCTGAACAGAAACCGCCCGGAGAAGAATTAA